In Humulus lupulus chromosome 7, drHumLupu1.1, whole genome shotgun sequence, the following are encoded in one genomic region:
- the LOC133789553 gene encoding uncharacterized protein LOC133789553 → MTYISFASYLTISLLVGDMNARALFDSREVVGARANRRRKQLANKNKRALAESSSIRSGQSRPPVGVTPLAPVATASVVTMIRSSSPILPSRVQMVVPRFQEVIQSDQIRTKCSFFEVCIPNEIVLHSISNTIHTMITLTNLSESIEQLKKDTEDTCRAFMSEINIVHGERNSCKTELEQLKSSSGTEINQLKAEIDRLQKSHVVEVEQLKVDAEADPLQALEEEGEILNNMFFRSRNTTTVLI, encoded by the exons ATGACATATATATCCTTTGCATCTTATCTGACCATTTCTCTTTTGGTAGGAGACATGAATGCTCGAGCATTGTTCGATAGCCGTGAGGTTGTAGGAGCAAGGGCTAATAGGAGGAGGAAACAGTTAGCGAATAAGAATAAAAGGGCCCTTGCAGAGTCTTCTTCTATTCGTTCAGGCCAGAGTCGGCCTCCAGTTGGGGTTACACCGCTAGCCCCTGTAGCGACAGCTAGTGTGGTTACCATGATCCGGTCCTCATCTCCTATATTACCTTCTCGTGTTCAAATGGTGGTACCTAGATTTCAAGAGGTCATCCAGAGTGACCAGATACGGACAAAATGTTCTTTCTTCGAAGTTTGCATCCCCAACGAGATCGTTCTCCATTCTATTTCCAACACTATTCAT ACAATGATCACCTTGACCAACCTATCCGAATCTATCGAGCAGTTGAAGAAGGATACGGAAGATACATGTCGTGCTTTCATGTCTGAGATAAACATTGTTCATGGTGAGAGAAACAGTTGTAAGACTGAGCTCGAGCAACTCAAAAGTTCTTCTGGTACTGAGATCAATCAACTAAAGGCCGAGATTGATCGTCTTCAGAAGTCTCATGTTGTTGAGGTTGAGCAACTTAAAGTTGATGCGGAAGCTGATCCTCTTCAAGCCCTTGAAGAAGAGGGAGAAATCCTAAATAACATGTTTTTCAGGTCTAGAAACACAACCACAGTATTGATTTAA
- the LOC133791227 gene encoding large ribosomal subunit protein uL4c: MASSVTTPPSLSFFSSSVFFTSSNRQNLKPLVAFRPNSLKTLNARPLAISSELATLPILSFTGEKIGETYLDVKAAPPETARAVVHRGIITDLQNKRRGTASTLTRAEVRGGGKKPYPQKKTGRARQGSTRTPLRPGGGVVFGPKPRDWSIKINRKEKRLAISTAVASAAVNTIVVEDFGDKFEKPKTKEFIAALKRWGIDPKQKSMFLVMDLSENVVLSSRNIGTLKMLTPRTLNLFDILNADKLVLTQDAVDYLNGRYGVDFEGEAEDEEEDEEADGGEVELVEEGVAADENPAPAE; the protein is encoded by the exons ATGGCGTCCTCTGTAACAACACCACCTTCACTCTCTTTCTTCTCCTCCTCAGTCTTCTTCACCTCGTCTAACCGCCAAAACCTCAAACCCCTCGTGGCCTTCAGACCCAATTCCCTCAAAACACTCAACGCCAGACCTCTAGCCATCAGCTCCGAGCTCGCTACTCTACCAATCCTCTCCTTCACCGGTGAAAAAATCGGTGAGACCTACCTCGATGTCAAGGCAGCACCGCCAGAGACAGCACGCGCCGTCGTCCACCGAGGAATCATCACGGACCTCCAGAACAAGCGTCGGGGTACCGCCTCAACCCTCACCCGAGCTGAGGTTAGGGGTGGAGGCAAGAAGCCTTATCCTCAAAAGAAGACGGGCCGGGCCCGACAAGGGTCCACGAGAACCCCTCTACGACCCGGTGGAGGGGTCGTGTTTGGGCCTAAGCCCAGGGATTGGAGCATCAAAATCAACAGGAAGGAGAAGAGGTTGGCCATTTCGACGGCGGTGGCTAGCGCCGCCGTGAACACGATTGTGGTGGAGGATTTTGGGGATAAGTTTGAGAAGCCGAAGACGAAAGAGTTCATTGCGGCGTTGAAGAGATGGGGTATCGATCCGAAGCAGAAATCGATGTTCTTGGTTATGGATTTGAGTGAGAATGTGGTTCTTTCGAGTCGGAATATTGGGACCCTGAAGATGTTGACTCCGAGGACCCTTAACCTGTTTGATATATTGAATGCGGATAAGCTTGTATTGACTCAAGATGCGGTGGATTACTTGAATGGCCGGTACGGTGTTGATTTTGAGGGAGAGGCTGAGGATgaggaagaagatgaagaagctGATGGTGGTGAAGTTGAACTAGTAGAAGAAG GAGTTGCTGCGGATGAGAACCCTGCACCAGCCGAGTAA